In a genomic window of Taeniopygia guttata chromosome 11, bTaeGut7.mat, whole genome shotgun sequence:
- the LOC115490547 gene encoding arylamine N-acetyltransferase, pineal gland isozyme NAT-10 — protein sequence MNLEEYFARTGYKGSTEKQDLETLTDIFQHHIRAVPFENLSIHCGEKITLELEHVYNKIVRRKRGGWCMENNQLLGWVLRGLGYETSFLGAYVFNPHQNAYATLMTHLVVKVVIDGKAYVVDGGFGVSYQMWQPMELVSGKDQPQAPGVFRFTEKNGVWYLEKMRRKQYIPNQSFSNSDLLEKKECRKVYMFSLEPRTVEDFSFQCTYLQTSPDSLFTKKSICTLQTTDGFRALIGWTLTETTYNYKENMDLVEFVTLEDEEVEKTLKEKFNITLERKLVPVNVKGSYTI from the coding sequence ATGAACCTTGAAGAGTATTTTGCAAGAACTGGCTATAAGGGCTCCACTGAAAAACAAGATTTGGAAACCTTAACCGATATATTCCAGCATCACATCCGTGCCGTTCCCTTTGAAAACCTCAGCATCCACTGCGGGGAGAAAATTACTTTGGAGTTGGAGCATGTTTATAACAAGATTGTGCGGAGGAAGCGGGGTGGCTGGTGCATGGAGAACAaccagctgctgggctgggtgctgAGGGGCCTGGGGTATGAGACCAGCTTCCTGGGAGCCTACGTGTTCAACCCCCACCAGAACGCCTACGCCACCCTCATGACCCACCTGGTGGTAAAGGTTGTCATCGATGGCAAAGCCTACGTTGTTGATGGAGGCTTCGGGGTGTCCTACCAGATGTGGCAGCCCATGGAGCTCGTGTCAGGGAAAGACCAGCCCCAGGCTCCCGGCGTCTTCCGCTTCACGGAGAAAAACGGTGTCTGGTACCTGGAGAAAATGAGACGGAAACAATACATCCCAAATCAGAGCTTCTCCAACTCTGACCTGCTGGAGAAAAAAGAGTGTCGCAAAGTTTATATGTTCAGCCTTGAGCCACGGACAGTGGAAGATTTCAGCTTTCAGTGCACATACCTCCAGACCTCTCCAGATTCCCTCTTCACAAAGAAATCCATCTGCACCCTCCAGACAACCGATGGATTCCGAGCGCTAATTGGGTGGACACTCACTGAGACCACGTACAACTACAAGGAAAACATGGATCTGGTGGAATTTGTAACTCTTGAAGATGAAGAggtggaaaaaaccctcaaagaGAAATTTAACATCACCCTAGAGAGAAAACTTGTCCCCGTTAATGTTAAAGGATCTTACACAATCTAA
- the MPHOSPH6 gene encoding M-phase phosphoprotein 6, with translation MAGDVKTKLSKNLLRMKFMQRGLDSQTKKQLEEEEKKIINEEHWYLDVPDLKEKESCIIEERSFLRCEDFVYGRMSFKGFNPEIEKLMIKMNSKCEEEEIEEDDKMEADVSDEEMARRYETLVGTIGKKFLRKRDQRVLKDDDEDDEVEEGNSNTRPTKRAKKMFLKPQD, from the exons ATGGCCGGGGATGTGAAAACCAAGCTGTCCAAGAACCTGCTGCGCATGAAG TTCATGCAAAGGGGTTTGGATTCACAAACTAAAAAACAACTcgaagaagaagaaaagaagataattaatGAAGAACACTGGTATCTTGATGTACCAGATCTAAAGGAAAAAGA GAGCTGTATAATAGAAGAGAGGAGCTTTCTGCGATGTGAGGATTTCGTTTATGGCAGAATGTCCTTCAAAGGATTCAATCCAGAAATTGAG aagttAATGATTAAAATGAACTCTAAGTGCGAGGAGGAAGAAATTGAAGAGGATGATAAAATGGAGGCTGATGTGTCAGATGAAGAAATGGCCAGAAG ATATGAAACATTAGTGGGAACAATAGGGAAGAAATTTTTGAGAAAAAGGGACCAACGTGTACTCAaggatgatgatgaagatgatgaagttGAAGAGGGGAATAGTAACACAAGACCTACTAAAAGAGCTaagaaaatgttcttaaaaCCTCAGGATTAA